A genomic region of Criblamydia sequanensis CRIB-18 contains the following coding sequences:
- the asd gene encoding aspartate-semialdehyde dehydrogenase — protein MFHLSKKIPVGILGATGVVGQKFVELLSNHPLFEIKALGASEKSTGKFYGEAMTWRMAAPLETKIAQFKLHPCTPEHFPKVVFSGLDSSVAGDIETNFAKASFTVISNSKNHRMDEDVPLIIPEVNSDHLNLLNHQSHKGRIVTNPNCSVIGLTTALKPLAQEFGIDKVHVVTLQAVSGAGYPGVSSFDILDNVIPFISGEEEKIEQEPLKILGELKGAAIKPYPMQISAQCNRVAVMDGHMACVSLSLQKKTSEAKDIIDAWKRFGVSFQNNLSLPSLPKETLIYLEDRAHPQPKLHRHLNNGMTVSLGRLQKCPLLDWKFVLLSHNTIRGAAGSAILNAELMLLKGFIKE, from the coding sequence ATGTTTCATTTATCAAAAAAAATTCCTGTCGGAATTCTTGGGGCAACAGGGGTTGTTGGGCAAAAATTTGTCGAACTTTTAAGCAACCATCCCTTATTTGAAATAAAAGCGCTTGGCGCATCAGAAAAATCAACCGGAAAATTTTATGGAGAAGCCATGACATGGAGAATGGCAGCTCCCCTGGAAACTAAAATAGCTCAGTTTAAATTGCATCCTTGCACACCCGAACATTTTCCGAAAGTTGTCTTTTCAGGCCTTGATTCTAGTGTGGCAGGAGATATTGAAACCAATTTTGCGAAAGCTTCCTTCACTGTAATCTCAAATTCTAAAAATCACAGGATGGATGAGGATGTCCCTTTAATCATTCCTGAGGTCAATAGCGATCATCTTAACTTGTTGAATCATCAAAGCCATAAAGGGCGTATCGTAACCAACCCTAACTGCTCAGTCATTGGGTTAACAACCGCACTAAAACCGCTTGCACAAGAATTCGGGATTGATAAAGTCCATGTCGTAACCCTCCAAGCCGTTTCCGGGGCCGGCTATCCCGGGGTTTCAAGCTTTGACATCTTAGATAATGTGATTCCCTTTATTTCGGGTGAAGAAGAAAAAATCGAACAAGAACCTCTCAAAATTTTAGGAGAATTAAAGGGGGCTGCTATTAAACCCTATCCCATGCAGATTAGCGCTCAATGCAATAGGGTAGCTGTCATGGATGGGCATATGGCTTGCGTTTCATTAAGTTTACAAAAAAAAACAAGCGAGGCGAAAGACATCATCGATGCCTGGAAACGCTTTGGGGTTTCATTTCAAAATAACCTCTCCCTCCCTTCTCTGCCTAAAGAAACCTTAATTTACCTTGAGGATAGGGCGCATCCCCAACCTAAACTTCATAGGCACCTAAATAATGGGATGACGGTCTCCCTTGGACGCTTGCAGAAATGCCCTCTATTAGATTGGAAATTTGTATTGCTTTCACACAACACTATTAGGGGAGCTGCCGGCTCTGCCATTTTAAATGCGGAGCTTATGCTTTTAAAGGGATTTATAAAAGAATGA
- a CDS encoding HIT domain-containing protein codes for MSDKPLLEFQMQKLIRDKIPDLFSSDEVLFKTEILDEACYRKELKEKLKEETFEILNTSTKEELKEELADLLEVIESIIKAEGLSWEEVKQIQKKKRESKGGFDSRLLAHCVQIKEGNKEASYFKKRDLSMEHDCLFCKFLRDDSKIEVVGRFKHCFVMKDRYPVAKGHILIIPYVHYENWFEAKPEVQHEIIEILNVMKKKWDKVYAPDGYNIGANAGRAAGQTVMHLHVHLIPRYKGDMEDPRGGVRGVIPEKQKYG; via the coding sequence ATGTCTGACAAGCCCTTATTGGAATTTCAAATGCAGAAATTGATACGTGATAAGATCCCGGATCTTTTTAGCAGTGATGAAGTCTTATTCAAAACAGAAATTTTAGATGAAGCTTGTTATCGCAAAGAGTTAAAAGAGAAACTTAAGGAAGAAACTTTTGAAATTCTGAATACTTCAACCAAAGAGGAACTGAAAGAAGAACTTGCAGACCTTTTAGAAGTCATCGAGTCTATTATTAAGGCGGAAGGGCTTTCTTGGGAGGAGGTAAAGCAAATACAAAAAAAAAAACGTGAATCAAAAGGCGGGTTTGATTCAAGGCTTTTAGCTCATTGCGTACAAATTAAAGAAGGAAATAAAGAAGCTTCCTATTTTAAAAAGAGGGATCTTTCTATGGAGCACGATTGTTTATTCTGCAAGTTTCTCCGGGATGATTCAAAAATAGAAGTGGTCGGGCGTTTCAAGCACTGTTTTGTTATGAAAGACAGATACCCGGTGGCGAAAGGACACATTTTAATAATACCCTATGTGCACTATGAGAATTGGTTTGAAGCAAAACCCGAAGTACAGCATGAAATCATTGAAATACTAAATGTTATGAAAAAAAAATGGGATAAAGTATACGCGCCTGACGGATATAATATAGGCGCGAATGCGGGAAGAGCTGCCGGACAAACGGTCATGCATCTTCACGTTCATCTAATTCCACGCTATAAAGGAGACATGGAAGACCCAAGAGGAGGCGTAAGAGGTGTCATCCCTGAAAAGCAAAAATACGGATAA
- a CDS encoding NTP/NDP exchange transporter produces the protein MNSFVSILQWLCRFNFGNFEKEEFKKFLRLGLIFGLIIGVYWTLRPLKDAIFIQLVDKMQLPFAKTFSVLALIPLVMVYTRLIDKFSKERMLILLPSFYGVMIFGFSLLMLWLQMPKEQFLSLSLTFKVFARITGYFWYLFVESFGSLVVALFWAFSTNITNPNAAKKGFPLIVALGQLGGVILPYNIGGLPHRLQLSTDALSLFILSLLVFALIPLVRHFFKATPKELFDSFGLEKKENDQKEKSEPGFLEGLKLVAKHRYLLGLFFVNFIYEFIVTLFDFNFKIAAASTFTGVALSNYLSLYGSSVNLISLLCLLFGISNITRFLGVGAALCLMPMIVGFALFGFLTIDSLNFLFMLMVGSKAINYALNGPALKQLYIPTTSQVRFQAGAWIETFGSRASKEAGSLFNILLTPLQANFGQVLGKSYYLMLSGYLGFPLLLLWAFLALFLGRSFKNAVQSKQIIC, from the coding sequence ATGAATTCCTTCGTATCGATTCTTCAATGGCTTTGCCGTTTTAATTTCGGAAATTTTGAAAAAGAAGAATTTAAAAAATTTCTAAGGCTGGGGCTGATTTTTGGTCTTATTATAGGAGTCTATTGGACTTTAAGACCTTTAAAAGACGCTATCTTTATTCAGTTGGTAGATAAGATGCAACTGCCCTTCGCAAAAACTTTTTCAGTTCTCGCATTAATACCGCTTGTTATGGTTTACACAAGGTTAATCGATAAGTTTTCAAAAGAAAGAATGCTGATCCTTTTGCCTTCATTTTATGGAGTGATGATCTTTGGATTCAGCCTCCTTATGTTATGGCTTCAAATGCCTAAAGAACAATTCTTAAGCCTGTCTTTAACTTTTAAAGTTTTTGCGAGAATAACAGGCTATTTCTGGTATTTATTTGTTGAAAGTTTCGGATCCCTCGTCGTGGCTTTATTTTGGGCCTTTTCAACCAACATCACAAACCCTAATGCAGCTAAGAAGGGATTTCCCTTAATTGTAGCTTTAGGTCAGTTGGGAGGGGTAATTTTGCCATATAATATAGGTGGGCTCCCTCATCGATTGCAGCTATCGACAGATGCTTTATCTCTATTTATTCTATCCCTTCTTGTTTTCGCTTTGATTCCGCTTGTTCGTCATTTTTTCAAAGCCACTCCAAAAGAACTCTTTGATTCCTTCGGCTTGGAAAAAAAAGAAAATGACCAAAAAGAAAAGTCTGAACCCGGGTTTTTAGAAGGGCTTAAATTGGTTGCCAAGCATCGTTACCTGCTAGGGTTATTTTTTGTAAATTTTATCTATGAATTTATTGTGACCTTATTTGACTTTAACTTCAAAATTGCCGCTGCAAGCACGTTTACGGGGGTGGCCCTTAGCAATTACTTAAGCCTCTACGGATCGTCTGTGAACTTGATATCTTTATTATGTTTACTTTTTGGCATTAGCAATATCACAAGATTTTTAGGCGTTGGAGCAGCGCTTTGCTTGATGCCGATGATTGTAGGATTTGCATTGTTCGGTTTTTTGACAATTGACAGCTTGAATTTTCTTTTCATGCTCATGGTTGGTTCCAAAGCTATCAATTACGCCTTAAATGGCCCGGCTTTGAAACAATTATATATTCCAACCACCTCTCAAGTCCGTTTCCAAGCGGGGGCTTGGATTGAGACTTTTGGTTCCAGGGCTTCTAAGGAAGCAGGCTCTTTATTCAATATTCTTTTGACCCCCCTTCAGGCCAATTTTGGACAAGTTCTTGGCAAATCGTATTATTTAATGCTCTCAGGGTATCTTGGATTTCCTCTTTTATTGCTCTGGGCTTTTTTAGCTTTATTTTTGGGCCGTTCTTTTAAAAATGCGGTTCAAAGCAAGCAAATCATTTGCTAA
- a CDS encoding NADH:flavin oxidoreductase/NADH oxidase produces the protein MSDKNQKTRICIAGADHDREVPEIDLLSPLKIRGVTFRNRIGMSPMCQYSAKDGYASDWHLVNVGSRAVGGDALSMVEATAVTKIGRISPGDLGIWEDGHIEMLSRIAAFIESQGAVPGIQLAHAGRKASVEVPWKGGQRLGLKEGGWDTIAPSAIPFNEGDPLPKALDEKEILGLIHDFKEGCKRALKAGFKVIEIHAAHGYLLHEFLSPLSNKRADAYGGSLENRMRLLLQIAQEFRRLIGDELCLFVRISATDWVEKGWDVEEAIILAKHLKAIGVDLIDVSTGGMVPKASIPVAKGYQVPFAKQIRENAGIKTAAVGLITDPLQANEIITGGDADFVFLGREFLREPYWALKAELELGAQSNWPLQYGYAVKRR, from the coding sequence ATGAGCGACAAAAATCAAAAAACAAGAATTTGCATAGCTGGCGCCGATCATGACAGAGAAGTTCCGGAAATCGACCTTTTAAGCCCCTTAAAGATACGAGGAGTGACTTTTAGAAATCGCATCGGGATGTCCCCTATGTGTCAATATAGCGCAAAAGATGGCTATGCAAGTGATTGGCATCTTGTAAATGTGGGCTCAAGGGCTGTTGGCGGGGACGCTCTTTCTATGGTTGAAGCGACTGCCGTCACAAAAATAGGGCGTATTTCTCCCGGGGATCTTGGGATTTGGGAAGACGGCCACATTGAGATGCTCTCCCGAATTGCTGCATTCATAGAAAGTCAGGGGGCGGTTCCAGGCATTCAGCTTGCCCACGCGGGGCGAAAAGCGAGTGTCGAAGTTCCATGGAAAGGCGGTCAAAGATTAGGCCTGAAAGAAGGCGGTTGGGATACTATTGCCCCAAGTGCCATACCTTTTAATGAAGGGGATCCACTCCCTAAGGCGCTTGATGAAAAAGAAATCTTAGGACTCATACATGATTTTAAGGAAGGCTGTAAAAGAGCTTTAAAAGCAGGTTTTAAAGTGATTGAAATTCACGCCGCCCATGGGTATTTGCTTCATGAGTTTCTCTCGCCTTTAAGCAATAAAAGAGCCGATGCTTATGGCGGAAGTTTAGAAAACAGGATGCGGCTTCTTTTACAGATAGCACAAGAGTTTAGGCGTCTAATTGGAGATGAGCTCTGTCTTTTTGTGCGTATTTCTGCGACTGACTGGGTTGAAAAAGGATGGGACGTTGAAGAGGCCATTATTTTAGCTAAACATTTAAAGGCAATAGGGGTGGACCTTATAGATGTCTCCACAGGCGGCATGGTTCCAAAAGCGTCAATTCCAGTCGCAAAAGGCTACCAAGTTCCTTTTGCCAAGCAAATTCGAGAAAATGCCGGAATTAAAACGGCGGCCGTCGGCCTTATTACAGACCCTTTGCAGGCCAATGAAATTATAACGGGGGGGGATGCCGACTTTGTGTTTTTAGGCCGTGAGTTTTTAAGAGAGCCCTATTGGGCCTTAAAAGCAGAACTAGAGTTAGGGGCGCAATCTAATTGGCCCCTTCAATATGGCTATGCGGTCAAGAGACGTTAA
- a CDS encoding NUDIX hydrolase yields MIQVFRKKPSDFKTHVYVTAAYVKHEDKILILQLSQEKEEAFHYGVPAGKLENGELPEDGMERELFEETGIRIDSKDSIRSLDLLFMRKPKCDYIYHLFEVTLAELPEIHLSKEHQAYRWLSLEEISTLPLMLGAIEAIEFYKELQK; encoded by the coding sequence ATGATTCAAGTTTTTAGAAAAAAGCCTTCTGACTTTAAAACTCATGTTTATGTGACAGCAGCTTACGTAAAACACGAAGATAAAATTTTAATTTTACAGCTTTCCCAAGAAAAAGAGGAAGCTTTTCACTATGGCGTCCCCGCCGGTAAACTTGAAAACGGTGAATTGCCGGAAGATGGGATGGAACGGGAACTCTTTGAAGAAACCGGCATTCGAATCGATTCAAAAGACTCTATAAGATCTTTAGATCTTTTATTTATGAGAAAACCTAAGTGCGATTACATTTATCACCTCTTCGAGGTAACTCTTGCAGAATTGCCTGAAATTCATCTCTCAAAAGAACACCAAGCTTATCGATGGCTGTCGTTGGAAGAAATCTCAACGCTTCCTCTAATGCTCGGCGCCATTGAAGCAATAGAGTTTTATAAGGAATTACAAAAATGA
- a CDS encoding ABC transporter permease has protein sequence MSPYIALFNARLLTLIQYRVAAFAGFLTQIFWGLIKTMILTAFFLEAKGPEPITLMQGITFIWLGQGFLQLLPWNIDKEIESDIRSGNVAYELVRPLDLYSLWFARALAMRVVLTLMRSPFLLLIAFLFFGLPLPDSFLSGLAFLGSLCLAALLSSAITTLVHITLFWTLSGEGILRLLPHFTIVLSGLVVPLPLFPEWMKPVINSQPFRGIIDIPSRIYTGVIPASEVLFYYAFQAFWILSLVLLGKFLIGRALKKVVIQGG, from the coding sequence ATGAGTCCCTATATTGCCCTCTTTAATGCCAGGCTCTTAACTTTAATTCAGTATAGAGTAGCCGCCTTTGCAGGTTTTCTAACCCAAATTTTTTGGGGTTTAATCAAGACAATGATTCTGACTGCTTTTTTTTTGGAAGCCAAAGGCCCTGAACCGATTACGCTAATGCAAGGGATTACATTCATTTGGCTTGGCCAGGGTTTTTTGCAATTACTTCCCTGGAATATAGATAAGGAAATAGAATCGGATATTCGAAGCGGCAATGTGGCTTATGAGCTTGTAAGACCTTTGGATTTATACAGCCTATGGTTTGCAAGAGCTTTAGCTATGAGAGTTGTTCTAACTTTAATGAGAAGCCCTTTTCTTTTATTGATAGCTTTTCTATTCTTTGGTTTGCCGCTGCCAGATTCTTTCTTGTCAGGTCTTGCATTTCTTGGATCGCTTTGCCTTGCAGCGCTTCTCTCTTCAGCGATTACAACGCTTGTTCATATCACTTTATTTTGGACCCTTTCCGGAGAGGGTATTTTAAGGCTTCTGCCTCACTTTACCATTGTTTTAAGCGGGCTTGTCGTTCCATTGCCTTTATTTCCTGAGTGGATGAAACCGGTTATCAATAGTCAGCCCTTTAGAGGCATTATTGATATTCCCTCGCGTATCTATACCGGAGTCATTCCTGCAAGTGAAGTGCTTTTTTATTACGCTTTCCAAGCCTTTTGGATTCTATCTCTTGTTCTTCTTGGAAAGTTTTTAATCGGACGCGCTTTAAAGAAAGTCGTCATACAAGGCGGTTGA
- a CDS encoding DUF1214 domain-containing protein, with protein MSMKSLWVFVIFMAIFGSGLLFANLNQNKEDLIEETTIYGYPLALKDATNEVRTKTNHPTSRKAPLKDLSKEPLVLKVLKIPIVDRPFSDSEDLKFNEDGSLDILIQKEKPKDTFNWLPSPQLCRFMNVKVQSLRRMRSL; from the coding sequence ATGTCTATGAAAAGTCTTTGGGTTTTTGTTATTTTTATGGCTATCTTTGGAAGCGGGCTTTTATTTGCTAACTTAAACCAGAATAAAGAAGATTTGATCGAGGAAACCACCATTTATGGCTATCCTCTTGCCCTTAAGGATGCGACAAATGAGGTGAGGACGAAAACGAATCATCCAACTTCTCGAAAAGCCCCCCTCAAAGACCTTTCGAAAGAACCTCTCGTTTTGAAAGTTCTGAAAATTCCTATAGTCGATAGGCCATTTTCGGATAGTGAGGACCTAAAATTTAATGAAGACGGCTCCCTTGACATCCTCATTCAAAAAGAGAAGCCTAAAGACACTTTTAACTGGCTGCCCTCCCCTCAATTATGCCGATTTATGAACGTAAAAGTTCAGTCCTTACGGAGAATGAGAAGCCTGTAA
- a CDS encoding methyltransferase → MKLFFKYFLVLSVLVTPLPLTSMEKDEAAREKLLMLLSGEWVTRGVYAATELGIADHLLDGPKTVKELSLLTETDELSLKRLLKMLVGFGLFAEENEGLFINSDLSLLLAKKHPESLYSLSLFFGEEIHEAWDAIVPSLKLNTPAFEITHQKPVFTYFKENPLRAALFQDAMKQKSQAVIQSSIASYDFKKFHTIYDIGGGYGQFMIALLNDNPNLKGMIFELPEVIEILKIRSPLLESPRCELVAGNFFESIPEGGDAYLLKSVLHDWEEEKSEKILAKCYEAMTEKSRLLIIETILLPKDRSRYANCMDMQMMMITGGKERTGEAFKEMLEKAGFQIVDIYPTATEFSIIEAKKKR, encoded by the coding sequence ATGAAATTATTTTTTAAATATTTTCTTGTTTTGAGTGTTTTAGTGACGCCTTTGCCCCTGACCTCTATGGAGAAAGATGAAGCTGCAAGAGAAAAGTTATTGATGCTGCTTTCAGGAGAATGGGTCACAAGGGGGGTCTACGCTGCCACAGAGCTTGGAATCGCAGATCATTTGCTGGACGGTCCAAAAACAGTCAAAGAACTTTCTTTGCTAACAGAAACAGATGAGCTTTCCTTAAAAAGACTTCTTAAAATGTTAGTCGGTTTTGGACTTTTTGCTGAAGAAAACGAAGGCCTTTTTATAAATTCTGATTTAAGTCTTCTTCTTGCAAAAAAGCATCCCGAGTCCCTTTACTCCCTCTCCCTATTTTTTGGAGAAGAAATCCATGAAGCCTGGGATGCGATCGTGCCTTCTTTAAAACTGAATACTCCGGCTTTTGAAATAACCCATCAAAAACCCGTGTTCACTTATTTTAAAGAAAACCCTTTACGAGCTGCGCTTTTTCAAGACGCGATGAAACAAAAATCGCAAGCTGTCATCCAATCTTCTATCGCCTCCTACGACTTTAAAAAATTTCATACTATTTATGACATTGGCGGCGGCTATGGACAATTTATGATTGCCTTACTCAACGATAACCCGAACTTAAAGGGAATGATTTTTGAGCTTCCTGAAGTGATTGAGATTTTAAAAATAAGATCCCCTCTTCTAGAAAGTCCAAGATGCGAGCTTGTAGCGGGTAATTTCTTTGAATCGATTCCGGAAGGTGGAGACGCCTATTTATTAAAATCTGTTCTACATGATTGGGAAGAGGAAAAATCAGAAAAAATACTGGCTAAGTGCTATGAGGCGATGACTGAAAAGAGCCGGCTCCTAATTATAGAAACTATTTTACTTCCTAAAGACCGGTCGAGGTACGCCAATTGTATGGACATGCAAATGATGATGATTACAGGCGGTAAAGAAAGAACAGGAGAGGCGTTTAAAGAAATGCTTGAAAAAGCTGGATTCCAGATCGTGGATATTTACCCGACAGCGACCGAATTTTCAATTATTGAAGCGAAGAAAAAAAGATAA
- a CDS encoding LysR family transcriptional regulator produces MKKLDQETNSLKNLRIADLELFITAARLKSLGKAAKLHYLSQSAASAVIQRVEFAFGRLLCKHEKRQFKLTKEGELLLPKAESWLKNLKEIVAKKEKAPIRVATTQALARVLIPSAIVLDKIELKLMRPDHAYRSLLQGESDVAICLDNALWEGVTAEELGITSFQLYSANKNAKHDPVLIPEDQMEVLSFQQKWQEFHNAPLPIKSRLPSWSLIYDICKDSKEIGFLPCFLTLRSNLFPVSDQPKASKYRILALYRNPEITIEKRLKALFKVWKLIFTN; encoded by the coding sequence ATGAAAAAGTTAGATCAAGAAACCAACTCTCTTAAAAACTTAAGAATCGCAGATCTAGAGCTTTTTATCACGGCGGCTCGTTTAAAGAGTTTAGGGAAAGCTGCGAAACTCCATTACTTAAGCCAAAGTGCTGCAAGCGCTGTGATTCAAAGGGTTGAATTTGCCTTCGGAAGGCTTCTTTGCAAGCATGAAAAAAGACAATTCAAGCTTACAAAAGAAGGTGAGCTTCTTCTTCCGAAAGCTGAATCCTGGCTAAAAAATCTTAAGGAAATAGTGGCAAAAAAAGAAAAAGCCCCTATACGAGTAGCAACCACACAAGCACTTGCAAGAGTTTTAATCCCTTCAGCAATTGTTTTAGATAAGATCGAACTAAAATTAATGCGCCCGGACCATGCCTATAGATCTCTTCTTCAGGGTGAGTCAGATGTTGCGATTTGCTTAGATAATGCCCTCTGGGAAGGTGTTACGGCAGAGGAGCTTGGCATCACTTCCTTTCAACTCTATTCAGCAAATAAAAATGCAAAACATGACCCCGTCCTTATCCCTGAAGATCAAATGGAAGTTTTAAGTTTTCAACAAAAATGGCAAGAGTTCCATAATGCCCCCTTACCCATAAAGTCAAGGCTTCCTAGCTGGTCTTTAATCTATGATATTTGTAAAGACTCAAAAGAAATCGGTTTTCTCCCCTGTTTCTTAACCCTAAGATCTAATTTATTCCCCGTTTCAGACCAGCCTAAGGCATCAAAATATCGAATTCTTGCCCTTTATCGAAACCCTGAAATAACTATTGAAAAACGCTTGAAAGCCTTATTTAAAGTTTGGAAATTAATTTTTACGAACTAA
- a CDS encoding histidine phosphatase family protein: MITKKEFYFVRHGQTDYNLKGVYSDSSEICLNETGKSQALAIEPIVRKLPIKTICFSPLTRARETKDLISVNLASPQVEIEGLAECHPEVWKTMANLNFSTAVMQFVERARHAVNLALSEEGPVLIVAHGGIHFAICSLMKVKHDWKIDNCVPVHFQLDEKDNWSARKLVQP; this comes from the coding sequence ATGATCACAAAAAAAGAATTTTATTTCGTAAGACATGGACAAACCGATTACAACTTAAAAGGGGTCTATTCTGATTCTTCTGAAATTTGCTTGAATGAAACGGGAAAAAGCCAAGCTCTTGCCATAGAGCCAATAGTTAGAAAGCTTCCAATAAAAACAATTTGCTTTAGTCCTCTAACTAGGGCTCGGGAAACTAAGGACCTTATCAGTGTCAACTTAGCTTCTCCTCAAGTAGAAATAGAAGGCTTGGCAGAGTGCCATCCCGAAGTTTGGAAAACAATGGCCAATCTTAATTTTTCAACTGCCGTGATGCAGTTTGTCGAAAGAGCAAGACATGCTGTAAATCTAGCTCTTTCGGAGGAAGGTCCTGTCCTCATTGTAGCTCATGGCGGGATTCACTTTGCCATTTGCTCCCTTATGAAAGTCAAACATGACTGGAAAATTGATAACTGTGTACCGGTACATTTTCAACTTGATGAAAAGGACAATTGGTCTGCTAGAAAATTGGTGCAGCCTTAA
- a CDS encoding ABC transporter ATP-binding protein: protein MSIISVKDLYKEFHVPVRKKGFLGSLRSLFSRQSLTRVAINHVSFDVHEGELLGYIGPNGAGKSTTVKLLSGILLPTSGEVKILGKTPWVNRVETARQIGVVFGQRTQLWWDLPVIESFDLLRDIYRVSDQNYKKILDTLTSTLELSKILNVPVRQLSLGQRMRCDLAASLLHSPKILFLDEPTIGLDAVSKLAVRDFIKHLNKEHKVTVLLTTHDMDDIESLCKRVLILNEGQIFLDGPLSTLRKKMLPERHLIVDMDKEIEGIEIEGAEVFKREGHRLYIRFNPDVISTPKLISEITGKHAIHDLYVENPPIEEIIAKFYRDANL from the coding sequence ATGAGCATCATTTCGGTTAAAGACCTTTATAAGGAATTTCATGTCCCCGTTAGAAAAAAAGGATTTTTAGGGTCTTTACGCTCTCTTTTTTCTCGTCAATCTCTAACTCGTGTAGCTATCAACCACGTTTCATTTGATGTCCATGAAGGGGAGCTTTTAGGGTATATTGGGCCGAATGGAGCGGGAAAAAGCACAACTGTTAAGCTGCTTTCAGGAATTTTACTTCCAACTTCCGGCGAGGTAAAAATTCTTGGAAAAACCCCATGGGTGAATAGAGTTGAAACAGCCAGGCAAATTGGCGTTGTATTTGGTCAAAGAACGCAGCTTTGGTGGGATTTACCTGTCATTGAATCCTTTGACCTTTTAAGAGATATCTATCGGGTTTCAGATCAAAATTACAAAAAAATTCTAGATACTTTAACTTCAACGCTTGAGCTTTCGAAAATTTTAAACGTACCGGTTCGCCAGCTAAGTTTAGGTCAGAGAATGCGCTGCGACCTTGCAGCATCTCTTCTTCATTCTCCAAAGATTCTTTTCCTGGATGAGCCTACAATAGGTCTTGATGCGGTAAGTAAGCTTGCCGTTCGAGATTTCATAAAACATCTTAATAAAGAGCATAAAGTTACTGTTCTTTTGACAACGCATGACATGGATGACATAGAGTCTTTATGCAAGCGTGTCTTGATTTTAAATGAAGGCCAAATTTTTCTTGATGGCCCTCTTTCGACCTTAAGAAAAAAAATGCTTCCCGAGCGCCATTTAATTGTAGATATGGATAAGGAAATCGAGGGGATTGAAATTGAGGGCGCAGAAGTATTTAAAAGGGAAGGGCATAGACTCTACATCCGGTTTAATCCGGATGTTATTTCAACCCCTAAGCTCATTTCTGAAATTACTGGAAAGCATGCTATCCATGACCTTTATGTTGAAAACCCGCCAATTGAGGAGATCATAGCAAAATTTTACCGGGATGCTAATCTATGA
- a CDS encoding ABC transporter permease: MQHKASFFMLAIAHFLSTFVEIFGIWVLFDRFKSLGGWTLAEMSLIYGVMHMGFATAEAFARGFDTFSTLVKKGDFDRILLRPLGTLFQIATRDVQMMRIGRFLQGLAVLSWGFWQLDLSFFSSASLVVLFATIGTTALFYGLFVIQATLSFWTTETLELMNITTYGGMETGQYPINIYNTPFRLFFTFIIPLAAVGYYPILAALRLEGIYFWFGAMAPIAGIAFLLFAIKLWDFGVTRYRSTGN, translated from the coding sequence ATGCAGCATAAAGCTTCTTTTTTTATGCTAGCCATAGCCCATTTTCTTTCCACGTTCGTTGAAATATTCGGCATATGGGTTCTCTTTGATAGGTTTAAGAGTCTGGGAGGCTGGACTTTGGCTGAAATGTCTCTAATATATGGGGTCATGCATATGGGTTTTGCAACGGCTGAAGCTTTTGCAAGAGGTTTTGACACTTTCAGCACTCTTGTAAAAAAAGGGGATTTTGATCGAATTTTACTAAGACCTCTTGGAACCCTCTTTCAGATAGCTACAAGGGATGTCCAAATGATGCGGATCGGAAGGTTTTTACAAGGGTTGGCTGTTCTTTCGTGGGGATTTTGGCAGCTAGATCTGTCTTTCTTTTCGTCTGCTTCACTTGTTGTTTTATTTGCCACAATTGGAACGACAGCTCTTTTCTACGGGCTATTTGTCATTCAAGCGACTTTGTCATTTTGGACAACTGAAACTCTTGAACTCATGAATATCACGACCTATGGCGGCATGGAAACCGGGCAATATCCGATAAATATTTACAACACCCCGTTCCGCCTTTTTTTTACTTTTATTATACCTTTGGCGGCCGTCGGCTATTACCCCATCTTGGCGGCTCTTAGACTAGAGGGGATTTACTTTTGGTTTGGCGCTATGGCTCCAATTGCCGGTATCGCATTCCTTTTATTTGCCATAAAACTTTGGGATTTTGGTGTAACACGCTATCGATCGACAGGAAACTAG